A part of Tachysurus vachellii isolate PV-2020 chromosome 4, HZAU_Pvac_v1, whole genome shotgun sequence genomic DNA contains:
- the LOC132844215 gene encoding G-protein coupled receptor 22: MIVSMETDGSFSEGPTLTLLQSSDGVVAGLVETEEAWLGFRATVSAVLLLELLLGVGGNLTVLVLYCGHCSLLESVSHAVTLSLHTLDLLLCLLCLPITAILLLLGGASSPHHVLLCCLHESAATFASVGTALNLLLISLDRYDISVRPANRLLTPRRAAFLLFGVWMVSLTLPVLPFVEAGLGAGATDRAPVYSNSTLLCSQLVGTLQAHLFLQAPIFLCSLAVMLFTYLRILQALRIRIGHPARAQKGSTQLVRRPWQRRKRSARSPDHMAKTVSVSPPPLSTEPLVASDTITTVTMNTETNTPSVNTPLSLTPTAATAAAPLVGLSFGAVPLNPMPTLSTIIMPLNDNPNASTVNTTIPLNPNPTISTITTHLNPNSTTPTITTHLNPNPNTSTIAITLNPNSNISAITSHINPHSATSTLSFSLNPTLNQANNTITSTISFPVNPNPSISTIFVSPKPSPSPSSPPIPPNYTPSTITIPLNPSPSISTITTPFKHTASTTAMPFNPSPTISTTPLNPTTTHPPPSVGVGASVSAILALRRAVRRHRDRRERQKRVFRMSVIIVLSFLLCWAPLSITPLIHLAIGPSDWLERLRVCFLVLAYWTVVLHPLLYAFTRQKLRKVLHTRLRRLRNKNNNTKTMAQVKQRHRRKHRADCSDATDRCLMEAVRE, from the coding sequence ATGATTGTTTCCATGGAGACAGATGGCAGCTTTTCCGAGGgccccacactcacactcctacAGTCAAGCGATGGTGTGGTGGCGGGGCTTGTTGAGACAGAGGAGGCGTGGCTCGGCTTCCGGGCCACAGTGAGTGCTGTGCTGCTTTTGGAGTTGCTGCTTGGTGTTGGCGGGAACCTGACAGTGTTGGTGTTGTACTGTGGCCACTGTAGCCTTCTTGAGTCAGTCAGCCATGCTGTCACACTCAGCCTACACACGCTTGATCTGTTGCTCTGTCTGCTCTGCCTGCCCATCACTGCAATTCTCCTCCTTCTGGGTGGAGCATCTAGCCCTCATCATGTCCTGCTCTGCTGTCTACATGAATCAGCAGCCACCTTTGCCAGTGTAGGAACGGCACTCAACCTGCTGCTCATTAGTCTTGATCGCTATGACATCAGTGTCCGTCCAGCCAATCGTCTGCTTACGCCACGGAGAGCGGCATTTTTGCTATTCGGAGTGTGGATGGTGTCTTTAACCTTGCCAGTCTTGCCATTTGTAGAGGCAGGGCTCGGTGCTGGGGCAACAGATAGAGCACCTGTTTACTCAAATAGCACTTTGCTGTGTTCTCAACTAGTAGGCACTCTTCAAGCTCACCTCTTTCTGCAGGCTCCCATCTTCCTGTGCTCATTGGCCGTAATGTTGTTTACTTACTTACGCATCTTGCAGGCCCTGCGCATTCGCATCGGACATCCAGCGAGAGCTCAAAAAGGTAGCACACAACTCGTCCGGCGCCCCTGGCAGCGTCGTAAGAGGTCTGCACGGTCACCAGATCACATGGCAAAAACTGTATCTGTCTCTCCTCCTCCCCTATCTACTGAACCACTTGTGGCCTCAGACACCATTACCACAGTGACCATGAACACAGAGACCAACACACCATCAGTAAACACTCCACTAAGTCTAACCCCAACTGCAGCCACTGCAGCTGCACCTCTTGTAGGCTTATCATTTGGAGCTGTGCCTTTGAATCCTATGCCTACACTGTCAACCATAATCATGCCTCTAAACGATAACCCAAATGCTTCCACTGTCAATACAACCATACCACTAAACCCTAATCCTACTATATCCACTATAACCACCCATCTGAACCCTAACTCAACTACACCCACCATAACAACCCAtctaaaccctaaccccaatACATCCACCATAGCTATAACATTAAACCCTAACTCCAATATATCCGCCATAACCAGCCATATCAACCCTCACTCAGCTACATCTACCCTATCCTTTTCTCTAAACCCTACACTGAATCAAGCTAATAACACAATTACATCCACCATATCCTTTCCTGTAAACCCTAACCCATCTATATCCACCATATTTGTATCTCCGAAACCCAGCCCGTCTCCTTCCTCCCCACCTATACCTCCAAACTATACCCCATCCACCATAACCATACCGCTAAACCCCAGCCCCTCTATATCCACCATAACCACACCTTTCAAGCATACTGCATCAACCACAGCCATGCCATTTAATCCTAGTCCCACAATATCCACCACACCCTTAAATCCCACTACTACTCATCCTCCACCAAGTGTAGGAGTGGGGGCCTCAGTTTCAGCAATCTTGGCTCTGCGCCGAGCTGTAAGACGTCACAGAGACCGAAGGGAACGACAGAAACGTGTCTTCCGCATGTCTGTCATCATTGTCCTCTCTTTCCTGCTATGCTGGGCTCCTCTGTCTATTACACCACTCATACATCTAGCCATCGGTccctctgattggctggagcGCCTCAGGGTCTGCTTTCTAGTGCTTGCTTACTGGACAGTGGTGCTTCATCCACTGCTGTATGCGTTCACGCGGCAGAAACTGCGTAAAGTCCTGCACACACGTCTGCGCAGGCTAcgcaacaagaacaacaacacaaaGACAATGGCTCAAGTAAAGCAGAGGCATCGGCGCAAGCACAGGGCAGACTGCAGCGATGCTACAGACCGCTGCCTAATGGAGGCTGTCCGTGAGTGA